The following proteins come from a genomic window of Paenibacillus sp. CAA11:
- a CDS encoding polysaccharide deacetylase family protein, with the protein MLVVYSPAVRIPEREYIYRVMLEEFLGLSCRVEFGEYPDVEIELDEGGEASRLRVADVLLRMPDSSWLGASSLPSCPLDRIDPGHGLLPSLPVLYGEPSADGSYFSKAQDQDYCGVDVFGGAFFLLTRYEEVVVPLRDRHGRFPASASLAAKEGFLNRPLVNEYAELLWLRMSALWPGLQRPPRKARRMVSHDVDFAYYRTGRRRRDAAREALGDILRRKDLRSGLLKLTMLPPGLWTRAHDPFDTYDWLMEQSERQGLKSSFYFMTDQTDPRWDGNYTLKNPRLIRLLQSIAARGHEIGLHPSYDSSRQEGMIREQFNRLLAAAESVGIKQPSYGGRQHYLRWNGPDTWQQWEDAGLTYDSSLGYPEQIGFRAGACYEYPVFHLLNRRALRLRERPLLVMDQSVIHPSYMGLQGEEALSEIRRCYDSCMRYNGDFTLLWHNSQLTATADRKLYMDILQLR; encoded by the coding sequence ATGCTTGTTGTCTATTCGCCCGCTGTCCGCATCCCGGAACGGGAATATATTTACCGGGTTATGCTTGAAGAATTTTTAGGGCTTTCCTGCCGCGTTGAATTCGGGGAATATCCGGACGTAGAGATTGAGCTTGACGAGGGGGGAGAAGCAAGCAGGCTGCGGGTGGCGGATGTTCTGCTGCGGATGCCAGACTCAAGCTGGCTGGGGGCATCTTCTCTGCCCTCTTGCCCGTTGGACCGCATTGATCCGGGACACGGTTTGCTGCCGTCCTTGCCTGTCCTATACGGGGAGCCGTCTGCTGATGGGAGCTACTTCTCCAAAGCACAAGATCAGGACTACTGCGGCGTGGATGTGTTCGGGGGAGCCTTTTTTCTGCTGACCCGGTACGAAGAGGTGGTCGTGCCGCTTAGGGACAGGCATGGACGCTTTCCTGCCTCGGCATCGCTGGCGGCGAAGGAGGGATTCCTGAATCGCCCGCTTGTGAACGAATATGCGGAGCTGTTGTGGTTGCGGATGTCGGCTCTATGGCCTGGTCTGCAGCGTCCGCCGCGGAAGGCGCGCCGGATGGTGAGCCATGATGTTGATTTTGCCTACTACAGAACGGGCCGAAGGCGCCGGGACGCAGCGCGTGAAGCGCTAGGGGATATTCTCCGGCGCAAGGATCTGCGCTCGGGTCTGCTGAAGCTTACGATGCTGCCTCCAGGGCTGTGGACACGGGCCCATGACCCGTTCGATACATACGACTGGCTGATGGAGCAGAGCGAACGCCAAGGCCTAAAGAGCTCCTTCTACTTCATGACCGATCAGACCGACCCGCGCTGGGATGGCAATTATACGCTGAAGAATCCCCGGCTGATAAGGCTTCTACAGAGCATTGCTGCGCGGGGCCATGAAATAGGCCTGCACCCCTCCTATGACAGCAGCCGCCAGGAGGGGATGATCCGCGAGCAGTTCAACCGGTTGCTGGCGGCTGCGGAGTCTGTGGGGATCAAGCAGCCATCTTACGGCGGGCGCCAGCACTATCTGCGCTGGAATGGGCCGGATACGTGGCAGCAGTGGGAGGATGCCGGACTCACCTATGACAGCAGCCTGGGATACCCGGAGCAGATCGGCTTTAGAGCAGGCGCCTGCTACGAATACCCGGTATTCCATCTTCTTAACCGAAGGGCCCTTCGCTTGAGAGAACGCCCGCTCCTGGTCATGGATCAATCGGTGATCCACCCGTCTTACATGGGGCTTCAGGGGGAGGAGGCTCTATCGGAAATCCGCCGCTGCTATGACAGCTGTATGAGGTACAACGGGGATTTCACCTTACTGTGGCATAACAGTCAGCTCACAGCGACAGCTGACCGGAAGCTGTATATGGATATTCTTCAGCTTCGTTAG
- a CDS encoding glycosyltransferase, with amino-acid sequence MNKIMFILTGLSCGGAENQVVQLCRGLRRRGWEVQVISLLKPEGFVQELEQEGASVLSLGMKRGLPDPRAIFRLAGYIRSFRPDVIHSHMVHANLLVRLTRLICRMPRLICTAHNMQEGGRLREWLYRLTDPLCDWTTNVSERAVQRYVDIKAAPASKISRMPNGVDLSRYARDEKLRAAKRKELGVGGEFIWLAAGRFVPEKDHTSLLKAYARTLPEAPSSHLLLAGDGPCRPAAEQLARELGIASQVHFLGLQSDMTGLMNAADAFVMSSRWEGLPMVLLEASACELPMVATDVGGNAEIVQDGGGGWLVEPSNPDALAEAMLRMRLTSLSERQEMGRNARAHVLEGYELNKVVERWVGMYLEQGRSESQRPLVEG; translated from the coding sequence TTGAACAAGATCATGTTCATCCTAACGGGGCTTTCCTGCGGCGGGGCGGAGAATCAGGTCGTGCAGCTGTGCCGGGGACTTCGCCGTAGGGGCTGGGAGGTGCAGGTCATCAGCCTGCTTAAGCCAGAGGGTTTTGTACAGGAACTGGAGCAGGAGGGGGCGAGCGTGCTCTCCCTCGGCATGAAGAGAGGCCTGCCTGATCCACGCGCCATATTCAGGCTGGCTGGTTATATCCGCAGCTTCCGTCCGGATGTCATTCACAGTCATATGGTTCATGCCAATCTGTTAGTTCGGCTGACCCGTTTGATCTGCCGCATGCCGCGGCTCATCTGTACGGCGCACAATATGCAGGAGGGCGGCAGGCTTCGGGAATGGCTGTATCGTCTGACCGATCCGCTGTGCGACTGGACGACGAATGTAAGCGAACGGGCCGTTCAGCGGTATGTGGACATCAAGGCGGCGCCTGCTTCCAAGATTAGCCGGATGCCCAATGGGGTGGACCTGTCGCGGTATGCCCGGGATGAGAAGCTGAGGGCTGCAAAGCGTAAGGAGCTTGGGGTCGGGGGAGAATTCATTTGGCTTGCAGCCGGCCGGTTCGTTCCAGAGAAGGATCACACCAGCCTGCTGAAGGCTTATGCCCGCACGCTGCCTGAGGCCCCTTCAAGCCATCTCCTTTTGGCCGGGGATGGTCCCTGCCGTCCAGCCGCAGAGCAGCTTGCCCGAGAGCTTGGCATCGCCTCCCAGGTTCATTTTCTCGGCCTACAGAGCGATATGACGGGACTCATGAATGCCGCAGATGCCTTCGTGATGTCCTCACGCTGGGAGGGGCTCCCCATGGTGCTGCTTGAAGCGTCCGCCTGCGAGCTCCCGATGGTGGCCACAGATGTCGGAGGCAATGCAGAGATTGTGCAGGATGGAGGCGGCGGCTGGCTGGTCGAGCCGTCCAACCCGGATGCGCTGGCGGAAGCGATGCTGCGAATGAGGCTTACCTCCTTAAGCGAGAGACAGGAGATGGGGAGAAACGCCAGGGCTCATGTGCTTGAAGGCTATGAACTCAATAAGGTTGTGGAGCGCTGGGTCGGCATGTATCTC
- a CDS encoding glycosyltransferase has product MKIAYLMHWNDGPESGVIKKVADQLIAWKRLGHEPSLFLFTRCTDVGWTEKIADYPVIVQTYRGGIRRVADFCRLTRKIRHWQPDCVYHRFDMYYCSLPRLLGRYPSVLEINTNDVSELRMSKRSTLRYIYHRLTRSAVLRAAGGFVFVSAELAGERHFERYAKDKMIIGNGIELARYNRGLLPKAQSAMAAAGQSGMAAAALFASPVRLIFLGSPGQSWHGVDELAALAKARPDWQFDIVGVGPEELGHPAPANMVFHGVLSRTEYQPLLDQADVAVGTLALYRKHMKEASPLKVREYLANGLPVIAAYQETDFAVPVPFLLELPNEPGSTGRCLREIDAFVEAWRGRRIEPEEVQHLDTSVKEAARTVYMQQIADRRRSW; this is encoded by the coding sequence TTGAAGATCGCCTATCTTATGCATTGGAACGATGGGCCGGAGAGCGGTGTAATCAAGAAGGTGGCCGACCAGCTGATCGCTTGGAAGCGGCTCGGGCATGAGCCGTCCCTGTTTCTGTTCACACGCTGCACGGATGTGGGCTGGACCGAGAAAATAGCGGATTATCCGGTGATCGTCCAGACTTATCGCGGAGGAATCCGGAGAGTGGCGGATTTCTGCAGGCTTACCCGCAAAATCCGCCACTGGCAGCCCGATTGTGTCTACCATCGGTTCGACATGTATTACTGCTCTTTGCCGCGGCTGTTAGGCCGTTATCCGTCGGTTCTTGAGATCAATACGAATGATGTGTCCGAGCTGAGGATGTCTAAGCGCAGCACCCTCCGATATATCTACCACCGGCTGACCCGAAGTGCTGTGCTCAGAGCTGCTGGGGGTTTTGTATTCGTTAGTGCAGAGCTGGCCGGGGAGCGCCATTTCGAGCGGTATGCAAAGGACAAGATGATTATCGGCAATGGAATCGAGCTTGCCCGGTACAATCGGGGATTGCTGCCGAAGGCGCAGTCTGCCATGGCGGCAGCTGGGCAGAGCGGTATGGCGGCGGCGGCTCTCTTTGCCTCTCCTGTACGGCTGATCTTTCTCGGTTCGCCTGGGCAGTCCTGGCATGGAGTCGATGAATTGGCGGCCCTAGCAAAGGCGAGACCGGACTGGCAGTTCGATATTGTCGGCGTTGGGCCTGAGGAGCTCGGCCATCCAGCACCGGCCAATATGGTGTTCCATGGAGTGCTCTCCCGGACCGAGTACCAGCCTTTATTGGACCAGGCCGATGTGGCGGTAGGAACGCTTGCTCTATATCGCAAGCATATGAAGGAGGCCTCTCCCTTGAAGGTTCGCGAGTATCTGGCGAACGGGCTGCCGGTTATAGCCGCCTACCAGGAGACCGACTTCGCCGTCCCGGTTCCCTTCCTGCTGGAGCTGCCCAATGAGCCAGGCAGCACAGGACGCTGCCTCCGGGAGATCGATGCCTTTGTTGAGGCTTGGCGCGGCCGGCGAATTGAGCCAGAGGAGGTTCAGCATTTGGATACTTCAGTCAAAGAGGCGGCAAGAACAGTCTATATGCAGCAGATTGCAGATAGAAGGCGATCATGGTGA
- a CDS encoding O-antigen ligase family protein — MVSVETGLILMLLLIAALFYTQCVIQLGAKLNAAYLFAFTVYFDMFGYFYKQFLPGDALLLLVALPLLPVMLALLWKPGSSLLPRPVSRGERGAAAYEPGAPLESGTVQVRRSVETGSGGSGGSGNGESSSREPSGRDSGSVGPGSRRSGSRRSSSGGSGSGEPSSGESGCRGAGGVETGSVGSGSGESRSEEPCSRESRSGQLALGHISKELSWVGLGLWAVFFIYSLFTLAWSPVDSAGLKKEQILLIRGMIPALYTYILYRKYGKFSWSIVAFFGLVYAIVHLSFGVYMEEYPGRLTLPGSNPIFNARISLLTVAVCLWGRRIPLPLRLVALLAAGASALSTQSRGPLAAFVIANVLVLIYISWKKRHACSQRMLRRLAACGIGLLVLSTAGLSLYGDSLAEQIQGSRFTVLFDKNSLEGDNNFIGRMVLQEGAIRLLEEHPMFGAGLGALSPPVARDFPHNVALEIAGEQGLTGLVLWLLAVGTGLWAARKSPVVCALLMQALGYAMISGDFGYNYEYVLLAVMALAFYRSAERKGESQVEQDHVHPNGAFLRRGGESGRAAVPGTSP, encoded by the coding sequence ATGGTGAGCGTGGAGACGGGCTTGATTCTTATGCTGCTGCTCATTGCGGCTTTGTTCTATACCCAGTGTGTCATTCAGCTGGGCGCCAAGCTGAATGCAGCATATTTGTTTGCATTTACGGTGTATTTCGACATGTTCGGTTACTTTTACAAGCAGTTTCTTCCCGGTGATGCTTTGCTGCTGCTCGTTGCCTTGCCCCTGCTGCCTGTTATGTTGGCCTTGCTTTGGAAGCCGGGAAGCAGCTTGCTGCCTAGGCCGGTCTCAAGAGGGGAGCGAGGCGCTGCCGCCTATGAACCGGGGGCGCCGCTAGAATCCGGTACTGTACAGGTGAGAAGGAGCGTGGAGACGGGCAGTGGTGGGAGTGGTGGTTCAGGCAACGGAGAGTCCAGCAGCAGAGAGCCGAGTGGCAGAGATTCTGGCAGTGTTGGGCCTGGCAGCAGAAGGTCAGGCAGTAGAAGGTCGAGCAGCGGAGGGTCAGGCAGTGGGGAGCCCAGCAGCGGAGAGTCAGGCTGCAGAGGGGCGGGCGGCGTGGAGACGGGCAGTGTTGGGTCAGGCAGTGGAGAGTCCCGCAGCGAAGAGCCGTGCAGCAGAGAGTCCCGCAGCGGCCAGCTTGCGCTAGGCCACATCAGCAAGGAGCTTTCCTGGGTGGGGCTTGGACTATGGGCGGTTTTCTTTATCTACAGCTTATTTACGCTGGCCTGGTCCCCTGTCGACAGCGCAGGACTGAAGAAGGAACAAATTCTGCTGATCCGGGGAATGATCCCGGCTTTATATACATACATCCTATATAGGAAATATGGGAAGTTCTCCTGGAGCATCGTAGCTTTTTTCGGACTGGTGTATGCCATCGTGCACTTAAGCTTTGGCGTTTATATGGAAGAGTATCCAGGCCGGCTTACGCTCCCGGGCAGCAATCCGATCTTCAACGCCCGAATCTCACTCCTCACGGTGGCGGTATGTCTCTGGGGGAGGCGAATCCCGCTGCCGCTAAGGCTGGTAGCACTTTTAGCTGCCGGGGCGTCTGCGCTCAGCACGCAGTCACGGGGCCCGCTGGCCGCCTTTGTCATTGCTAATGTGCTGGTGCTGATCTACATCTCCTGGAAGAAAAGGCATGCTTGTAGCCAGCGGATGCTAAGACGGCTTGCGGCTTGCGGCATAGGTTTACTCGTTCTCTCTACGGCCGGGCTTTCGCTGTACGGTGATTCGCTTGCAGAGCAAATCCAAGGCAGCCGCTTCACCGTGCTGTTCGATAAGAACAGCTTGGAGGGAGATAACAATTTTATCGGCCGGATGGTTCTTCAGGAAGGAGCAATAAGGCTGCTGGAGGAGCATCCGATGTTCGGTGCCGGACTCGGAGCTTTGTCCCCTCCGGTGGCCCGGGATTTCCCCCACAATGTTGCGCTGGAGATCGCCGGGGAGCAGGGACTTACCGGGCTTGTGCTGTGGTTACTGGCCGTAGGCACGGGTCTTTGGGCAGCCAGAAAGAGCCCAGTGGTCTGTGCTCTGCTGATGCAGGCCCTGGGATACGCGATGATCAGCGGGGACTTCGGCTACAACTATGAATATGTGCTGCTCGCGGTAATGGCCTTGGCATTCTACCGCAGTGCGGAAAGGAAAGGAGAAAGCCAAGTTGAACAAGATCATGTTCATCCTAACGGGGCTTTCCTGCGGCGGGGCGGAGAATCAGGTCGTGCAGCTGTGCCGGGGACTTCGCCGTAG